The stretch of DNA ACACGCCTCCTGCAACCACTTCTTTTTTATATACTCTacacagctgtgtgtgtgtgtgtgtgtgtgtgtgtgtgtgtgtgtgtgtgtgtgtgtgtgtgtgtgtgtgtgtgtgtgtgcgtgtgcagcaGGAATGGAGCTTTGAACCTTTGAGCTCCTCATGTCAGGAACAAAAAGACCACCAGAAGACCACAACCTTCACCACAAGCACAGACAAAGTGTCGCACTTTTCAAAACAACACTGGCTTCTTCTAGTATTTACTTGCTGCTCTTTATTTCTTCTATTGTGTGACatggcacatgtgtgtgtgtgtgtgtgtgtgtgtgtgtgtgtgtgtgtgtgtgtgtgtgtgtgtgtgtgtgggcagccACAGaagcacaataaaataaaagtacagATGCCATTGAAAGTGAGTTTTTATTCTACATGTAcaaagtacaaaagcagtgaagttgtgtaaatggtaaataaaaagagaatacaacaaatgactgcaaagacaacatatttcatgctcacactgagaaactttggtattttttgcaattaatcatgaagttagaatgtaatggcagcaacacgtgtcaaaaaaggcattttgacacgtgtgttacatggcctttccttttaacaacactcagtaaacactcACGtctgcagtttccaaaaacaatttgaagtgtggactcgtcagaccacagaacacttttccactttgtatcagtccatcttagatgagctcgggcccagtcaagcgtttctgggtgttgttgataaatggctttgcatagtagagttttaacttgcacttacagatgtagcgaccaactgtagttactgacagtggttttctgaagtcttcctgagcccacgtggtgatatcctttacacactgatgtggctttttgatgcagtagcgcctgagggatccaaggtgtgtaatatcatggctaacgtgcagtgatttctccacattctctgaaccttttgatgatattacggagtgtagatggtgaaatccctaaattccttgttgagaaatgttgttgttcaacaatttgctcaggcatttgttgacaaagtggtgaccctcgccccggaagctgcttttatacccaatcatggcacccacctgttcccaattagcctgttcacctgtgggatgttccaaataagtctttgatgagcattcctcaactttctcactcttttttgccacttgtgccagcttttttgaaacatgttgcagccatcaaattccaacacatttagctgaactgcagcaatttagtggtcaagcagaagcttgtggatggctaccagaagcgccttattgcaggtcaacttgccaagggacatgtaagcaaatattaacattgctgtatgtatacttttcaccctcacattttcagtagagccataataaattcataaaagaagcaaactttatgaatgtttttgcgagcaacaagtatgtgctccaatcactacatcacaacaacaacaagtatgtgctccaatcactacatcacaacaacaacaagtatgtgctccaatcactacatcacaacaacaacaagtatgtgctccaatcactacatcacaacaacaacaagtatgtgctccaatcactacatcacaacaacaacaagtatgtgctccaatcactacatcacaacaacaacaagtatgtgctccaatcactacatcacaacaacaacaagtatgtgctccaatcactacatcacaacaacaacaagtatgtgctccaatcactacatcacaacaacaacaagtatgtgctccaatcactacatcacaacaacaacaagtatgtgctccaatcactacatcacaacaacaacaagtatgtgctccaatcactacatcacaacaacaacaagtatgtgctccaatcactacatcacaacaacaacaagtatgtgctccaatcactacatcacaacaacaacaagtatgtgctccaatcactacatcacaacaaataaGTGTTGTAGAAATgatcagccatgacatgatgttctctacaagtggatgtacacttttgaccaccacagtatatatatatatatatatatatatatatatatatatatatatatatatatatatatatatatatatatatatatatatatatatatatatatatatatatatatatatatatatatatatatatatatatatatatataaatataagagtCCTGGTTAAtattttcacatttgaagttgaaatgCTGGCATCAACGAACTTCTGCATGATATGAATAGTTTTAGCTTCACGTCtattacaatatttacagtaattcatGCATGTTGAACACTGTAATGCTGTCCCAGAATGCATTGCAACAGATGTCGTCACAGGACAATCAGACATCTTACTGACGAGACAAGCAGGAAAAGTCACACAGTATTAAAAAGTAAAGCAGTTCAACAAAACATGTTGTTATATTTGAAGTGAGCGTCCCTTTCTATAAATctttgtccaacaaaataatTGTGTGGAGAAAAGTCTGCACAGATGCATGAAgatttataaataatacatacagTAATATGGCACATGTCTTCTACCTCCTCCTTTAACACACAAGTACATTCAATTAACATTAAGTACATTCAATTAACATTAAGTACATTCAATTAACATTAAGTACACTCAATTAACATTAAGTACACTCAATTAACATTAAGTACATTCAATTAACATTAAGTACACTCAATTAACATTAAGTACACTCAATTAACATTAAGTACATTCAATTAACATTAAGTACATTCAACTACaatgaagtacaaaccccgtttccatatgagttgggaaatggtgttagatgtaaatataaacagaatacaatgatttgcaaatccttttcaagccatattcagttgaatatgctacaaagacaacatatttcatgttcaaactcataaactttattttttttttgcaaataatcattcacttagaatttcatggcagcaacacatgccaaagtagttgggaaagggcatgttcaccactgtgttacatggcctttccttttaacaacactcagtaaaggtttgggaagtgaggagacacatttttgaagtggaattctttcccattcttgcttgatgtacagcttaagttgttcaacagtccgggggtctcccttctgctattttagctgccacacattttcaatgtctggactacaggcaggccagtctagtacccgcactcttttacaatgaagccacgttgttgtaacacctggcttggcattgtcttgctgaaataagcaggggcgtccatgaaaaagaagttgcttggatggcaacatatgttgctccaaaagctgtatgtacctttcagcattaatggtgccttcacagatgtgtaagttacccatgtcttggccactaatacacccccataccatcacacatgctgccttctacactttcaccctagaacatgtcttgaccactaatacacccccataccatcacacatgctgccttctacactttcaccctagaacatgtcttgaccactaatacacccccataccatcacacatgctgccttttacactttcaccctagaacaatctggatggttcttttcctctttggtccggaggacacgacgtccacagtttcccaaaacaatttgaaatgtggactcgtcagaccacagaagacttttccactttgtatcagtccatcttagatgagctcgggcccagtcaagcgtttctgggtgttgttgataaatgactttcgccttgcatagtagagttttaacttgcacttacagatgtagcgaccaactgtagttactgacagtggttttctgaagtgttcctgagcccatgcggtgatatcctttacacactgatgtggcttgttgatgcagtaccgcctgagggatggaaggtcacgggcttagctgcttacctgcagtgatatctccacattctctttgatgatattacggagcgtagatggtgaaatccctaaattccttgcaatagctgcttgagaaatgttgttcttaaactgttcaacaatttgctcaggcatttgttgacaaagtggtgaccctcgccccatccttgtttgtgaatgactgagcatttcatggaatctacttttatacccaatcatggcacccacctgttcccaattagcctgcacacctgtgggatgttccaaataagtctttgatgagcattcctcaactttatcagtatttattgccacctttcccaacttctttgtcacgtgttgctgacatcaaattataaagttgattattatttgcaaaatcagtttgaacatgaaatatgttgtctttgtagcacattcaactgaatatggcttgaaaaggatttgcaaatcattgtattctgtttatatttacatctaacaccatttcccaactcatatggaaacggggtttgtacaatgaaGTATGACAAGTTTCCATGGCAACATACTTACTTCACAAAGTGGTGTCGACATTTTCTGGGCAGTCCTGCAAGGCAGAATGCAGACAAAGGTGAAAGGAACATTTGTGAGCATCACACTGTGAGGAGGAAGTACTCATGGCTTAAATAGTACACTGTGAAGTACTCATGGCTGAAATAGTACACTGTGAAGTACTCATGGCTGAAATAGTACACTGTGAAGTACTCATGGCTTAAATAGTACACTGTGAAGTACTCATGGCTTAAATAGTACACTGTGAAGTACTCATGGCTTAAATAGTACACTGTGAAGTACTCATGGCTTAAATAGTACACAGTGAAGTACTCATGGCTTAAATAGTACACTGTGAAGTACTCATGGCTTAAATAGTACACTGTGAAGTACTCATGGCTTAAATAGTACACTGTGAAGTACTCATGGCTTAAATAGTACACTGTGAAGTACTCATGGCTTAAATAGTACACTGTGAAGTACTCATGGCTTAAATAGTACACTGTGAAGTACTCATGGCTGAAATAGTACACTGTGAAGTACTCATGGCTGAAATAGTACACTTTGAAGTACTCATGGCTTAAATAGTACACTGTGAAGTACTCATGGCTTAAATAGTACACTGTGAAGTACTCATGGCTGAAATAGTACACTTTGAAGTACTCATGGCTTAAATAGTACACTGTGAAGTACTCATGGCTGAAATAGTACACTTTGAAGTACTCATGGCTTAAATAGTACACTGTGAAGTACTCATGGCTGAAATAGTACACTGTGAAGTACTCATGGCTTAAATAGTACACTGTGAAGTACTCATGGCTGAAATAGTACACTGTGAAGTACTCATGGCTTAAATAGTACACTGTGAAGTACTCATGGCTGAAATAGTACACTGTGAAGTACTCATGGCTGAAATAGTACACTGTGAAGTACTCATGGCTGAAATAGTACACTGTGAAGTACTCATGGCTGAAATAGTACACAGTGAAGTACTCATGGCTTAAATAGTACACTGTGAAGTACTCATGGCTGAAATAGTACACTGTGAAGTACTCATGGCTGAAATAGTACACTGTGAAGTACTCATGGCTGAAATAGTACACAGTGAAGTACTCATGGCTTAAATAGTACACTGTGAAGTACTCATGGCTTAAATAGTACACTGTGAAGTACTCATGGCTTAAATAGTACACTGTGAAGTACTCATGGCTTAAATAGTACACTGTGAAGTACTCATGGCTGAAATAGTACACTGTGAAGTACTCATGGCTGAAATAGTACACAGTGAAGTACTCATGGCTTAAATAGTACACTGTGAAGTACTCATGGCTTAAATAGTACACTGAAGTACTCACGGCTGAAATAAAACACAGTGAAGTACTCACGGCTGAAATAGTAGAGAGTGAAGACCAGCGTTAGCATCAACACGCTGGTGAGTCCAGCTAGCGACCACAGGATCAGCGAGTCACAAACATCTGGGGGAGGATTGCTGTCAATCATTGTTTCTCACACCACTACAAACTACACACaccactacaatatacacacaggaatacaatatacacacaggaGTACAAACTACACACAggactacaatatacacacaggagtataatgtacacacacaggactacaatatacacacaggagtacaatatacacacaggactacaatatacacacaggaGTATAATGTACACACAggactacaatatacacacaggagtacaatatacacacaggactacaatatacacacaggactacaatatacacacaggactacaatatacacacaggactacaatatacacacaggagtacaatatacacacaggactacaatatacacacaggactacaatatacacacaggagtataatgtacacacacaggactacaatatacacacaggagtataatgtacacacacaggactacaatatacacacaggagtacaatatacacagaggactacaatatacacacaggactacaatatacacacaggactacaatatacacacaggaCTACAATCTACAAgacccaacaccagtgaagttgtcaggttgtgtaaatggtaaataaaaagagaatacaacaaatccttttcaacttatattcaatagaatagactgcaaagacaagatatttcatgttcacactgacaaactttggtatttttagcaaatattagctcatttggaatttaatgcctgcaacatgtttcaaaaaagctggcacaagtggcaaaaaagagtgataaagttgaggaatgctcatcaaagacttatttggaacatcccacaggtgaacaggctaattgggaacaggtgggtgccatgattgggtataaaagcagcttccatgaaatgctcagtcattcacaaacaaggacggggcgagggtcacaggtcaagggtcaccactttgtcaacaaatgcctgagcaaattgtttaagaacaacatttctcaacaaggaatttagggatttcaccatctacgctccgtaatatcatcaaaaggttcagacaatctggagaaatcactgcacgtaagccatgatattacacaccttggatccctcaggctgtactgcatcaaaaagtcacatcagtgtgtaaaggatatcacctcaggaagacttcagaaaaccactgtcagtaactacagttggtcgctacatctgtaagtgcaagttaaaactctactatgcaaagccatttatcaacaacacccagaaacgcttgactgggcccgagctcatctaagatggactgatacaaagtggaaaagtcttctgtggtctgacgagtccacatttcaaattgtttttggaaactgtggacgtcgtgtcctccggaccaaagaggaaaagaaccatccggattgttctagagtgaaagtgtaaaaggcagcatgtgtgatggtatgggggtgtattagtggtcaagacatgttctagggtgaaagtgtaaaaggcagcatgtgtgatggtatgggggtgtattagtggtcaagacatgttctagggtgaaagtgtagaaggcagcatgtgtgatggtatgggggtgtattagtggtcaagacatgttctagggtgaaaggtaaaaggcagcatgtgtgatggtatgggggtgtattagtggccaagacatgttcgagggtgaaagtgtaaaaggcagcatgtgtgatggtatgggggtgtattagtggccaagacatgggtaacttacacatctgtgaaggcaccattaatgctgaaaggtacatacagcttttggagcaacatatgttgccatccaagcaacgttaccatggacgcccctgcttatttcagcaagacaatgccaagccaggtgttacaacagcgtagtaaaagagtgtgggtactagactggcctgcctgtagcccagacattgaaaatgtgtggcagctaaaatatgagaagggagactgttgaacaacttaagctgtacatcaagcaagaatgggaaagaattccacttcaaaaatgtgtctcctcacttcccaaacctttactgagtgttgttaaaaggaaaggccatgtaacacactggtaaaaatgccttttttgcaaagtgttgctgccattcaattctaagttcatgattatttgcaaaataaaatgtattttctcaattcaaacatgaaatatcttgtctttgcagtttattcaattgaatataagttgaaaaggatttgcaaatcatttcattctctttttatttatgtgccaacttcactggttttgggttttgtataatttgacaaggttgtaaaccatAATTAGTTTAGATATAatcattaaataatattaaaatcaagagtaggatgaataattcagtgttaatatttgagtgggccccgggcccctctgtagtggcaAAGTTGGGCCATGAGGTCAAAAAGAGCCCGTCTGTTTACAACATTACAAAACAAATCAATTGATGACCTTCTTAATTTACTATAACGGGTTGTCAAATAAAGTCTGTTATAATATAAACTATaaaaaatgattacattttaatcCGATTAACCACACTTCTGAAATGtggattaaccatgattaatcacaggctaTTATGCACTTGTATGATTTAAATTATAccacaatatttggacacaaatgcaacttTATTGTCAGAAAGTCGTGCAGGAAAATtatttcaatgttttacttgaatacacTGAATGTATTTCTTCAAAACTTGCAAACAGTTTCATCTAAAATATTGAGAAATAGTAATAGTAAAGTGAATAAGTGAAATGTGCACACCTGATCTTTACATCTTTGCATTGACCTGATTGTTGACAGCCTGATGACTTACCTTGCAAGGTGCAGCTACAGTCAGGAGTCACAGGTGTACTGGCAGGTGGTACAGTTGGAGGGCTCACTGCCACAAAGACAACAATTGTAATAAAGTTCAGTTGTGGTTAGTCTAACaacatctaataataataatgatattcatATATATCACCTACTGCTGTTGTCTGTAAGATTGAACTATGCTAGAGCGCCACAATATAACCTCTATTctctatttaaaaaatatctacaacatttttttttgtccgtCATTTTTGCCTTAAATTTAATGCAccactttttgttatttttttctatggCAAGGGGCAAGTTTCCTGTACCAAACCAAAGACTTGAAGGGCAAATACAAGAAGTTATCTTGTGCGAAATGACTTGATGCACTTCCCACAAGACTGCTAGCTATTTTGGATGTCCGCGtcaaatttgaaataaaaatctCAAGCCAAACACTTTCCTATCATATCAATGTCTTGAAGAAAACCAACcccgaaacaaaacaaaaccctattattttattataatttgtcCGTATTGTTTCTTTGAGAGGgactgtgtacatacatacatatactgtacatatatatgtgtgtaccgtatatatatatacgcctcacctgcctcccctgactgcacgtcactgatatataccgtatatatatatatatatatatatatacatatttatatgtgtgtgtatatatatatatatatatatatacctcaacATTCGATTAAATTCttcggggtaacgattcgattcaaaatcaatacttctatgatacatatatatatatatatatatataatacatttctatattactttaaaagaaacttgtttttttgtgataacaTTCTACCCAAAAATGTcgtaaagtggctggacaggacatattttgtaaaaaacataaaataaaacaaaataaaaataaataaaataaaaactcgaaatttgattttttttaatcgattaagaatcgttacacaaAAAAATCTATtctttgacacccctaataaacatatatatatactgtttatatatatatatatatatatatatatatatatatatatatatatatatatatatatattatttttagtgTATTGTATGATCACTGCCCTAAATccgacatattttttttaatgcaacgtatactgtacatatatatatatatgtgtaaatatatatgtatatatatatatatgtatatatatatatatatatatatatatatatatatatatatatgtatatatatatatatatatatgtgtgtgtatatatatatatatatatatatatatgtatatatatatatatatatgtgtgtaaatatatatgtatatatatatatatatatatgtgtgtaaatatatatatatatatatatatatatatatatatatatatatatatatatatatatatatatatatatatatatatatatatatatatatatatatatatatatatatatatatatgtacatatataaatatatatatatatgttagggctgtgaatctttgggcaccacacaattcgattAGAATCTTGGGGGCAACgttttgattcaaaatcaatacttttttaataacattgggtgccagttctatgatgaactacatctCTCTATAAAATAGACACAATTCTATGTTACTTtaaagaaacttgtttttttgtgataaaatTCTAGTGGCTAGAAAGAAcagattttgtaaaaaataataataaaataaaatcgataaataaactaaaataaaataaaaactccatccatccatccattttttaccgcttgtcccttttggggttgcggggggcgccggagcctatctcagcttatttttttaatcgattaagaatcgttacacatAAAAATGGCAGTTAATTTGAAAATCTATTctttgacacccctaatttacaaacacacacacacacacacccatatacGTATTAAATTGCAGTAAATATGTGGGATTTAGCACTGTGGTAGATTTCATCCGTAGTCTGACCACTAAAAACATAAGATTGTTCAATACACCAAAAATAACGGGAAAATATACAACAGATACGATTTCAGTGatgcaaaaaaaccaaaatgATTAACAAACTGAAAAAGGAAAATATATTAATTTGTAAATGAAGTAGAGTTAGtgtataacaacaataacaagcaTATTGTGAATATGATCATGCAGATGTGCTTACAGTCTGAGCCATGAAGTGTCTGACTTTCTTTCTACTTGCAGAATAAAGCATCTGATGCCATGTAGTGATTGAAACAAGCAAACTAACCTCCTGGGAGAAGAAGAACACCAGCGTGCCACATTTCCTGGTTTCTCTTGTTAGTGGAAACACAGGAATAAGTTCCCGCGTCGTCTTGGGACACGTTGACCACGTGCAGCGTGAAGGCTTCGTCGCTCCTCTTTCTGCTGAGTTTGAACTTTCCCGGGTCCACGTTGTCCCCGTGAAAAAGACGCTCGGCGCTGTTGATCCTGCCCAGGTATTGGACTTGGTTAGAGCTGAAAACAGTGCGGAACCACTGGGCGGTGCTGCAGGACATGTTGGCGCAGTCACAGTCGATGGCCTGGGCACTGAGCAGCTGTGGGTACACCCTTTTGGAATTGCTGTCTTGCAGGACCTGTGTTGAACCTGTAAGACACACAGTGGTCACATGGTTTGTCTGCTACATCATATTATACGCTGTGCTAACCATCAACTTTCTTCAAGGCCCAACAATCCTCATTTGGACACGCGCCATCAAACTTTCTAACCTTTTACTCTACGGAAGCTACTTTGATGAGATTAAGCTAACATTGCTTGTATTTCATTAGCAGATTGCCACTCAAACACTAACTTTTTGTGGGGAATTGTCAGAAAAAATACACATTATTTGACCCTTTGCAACGCAAAACCAAGCCACTTGTTGCTGTTGACTTTTATAGATACACAATTCTCACACAGGGTTGAATTTCCTCGTTACAATTCATTAGGGCTGTCAATtaattcatgtgattaatcacagaaatCTATTGGATTAATCATGTGCGagcgcagattaatcacactatttATTTTGTGCGTACATTCTCCTTTAGATGGTTACCTGAAACATGCGGTCAGTGATGAGGTCATACGCCAGTGAAGAGAATTGTCACTTCTAAATGTACGCTGACTGCTCTTTAGATGAAACTGTAGTGCCTATGTGTCAAAGTGCAGGCCCGCCGGCCAGAAAGCTATGTCCCCTGGGACGATATTTCATTACTATTAGAAGCCTGCTGCacgcatcagtgttggcgctaggaattttcaaaatggggtcccagggaccccatcaagtcataaaaatggggtcccacagtccaTTTTtgcggtcccacttttttgtaagcgttttgaaaacaaatgataaatgtatgcattatgctgttatatctcacattttatattgtgttttggaaaaaggttgccaTAAACGctacttaattaattaaaaaaaaaaaaatacaaaagaaaacaaatgtttatgcatatgtaaacatattcagttataaacattcattcactttcttctttccttcatggatctaaactttacttttttctatatttttattgtaatattttcagactgttattgttctatttttggccaaagtaaaacatagAAAGctcgtctttattttttagttataatgccatgattttaatagtccggccccgtGTACAcagagattttcctccatgcggcccctgagctaaaaggactttgacacccctgctgtagtgcattcaagtaaaacatatgGGGCAAAAAATGGATGACATTCTGATGATAGCATCGCGTTTGTGCCCAAATATTAGGTTATttctttaattaattttaaactATGCAAACGAGTAATAATCAGTGgttgatcatgattaatccaaattcaaaagtgtgattatttgatttgaaaaaaataattttttgacaGTGTTACAATTTATACACAAATGATAAATTAAGGAAATTCTGACTGAAAAATGATACCTTGGCCCATGAACCAGTCCTTCACCAATGCAAACAGTTCCAAAATGACCAGATTCTTAATGTATCGCGGTctaaaatatataaaacaaagGTTGTGGCGTCCTTATGTTGATCAAACTGTACTTGACTGTGTTCAGGCCACCATATTGCAATATCCGAGCATCCGTGTAGCACGATAGCTCCCTCGCTAAGGTTCCTGGGTGCGTAGAAAATGTGCTGGTATTTATCGGAACAAAACAAGACGTGAGCCCACCTGATGTCCAGAGT from Entelurus aequoreus isolate RoL-2023_Sb linkage group LG01, RoL_Eaeq_v1.1, whole genome shotgun sequence encodes:
- the cd8b gene encoding uncharacterized protein cd8b isoform X1, whose product is MISRCSSKLHSRATEMPTLAPEATLLAWSFLVASLWTSGSTQVLQDSNSKRVYPQLLSAQAIDCDCANMSCSTAQWFRTVFSSNQVQYLGRINSAERLFHGDNVDPGKFKLSRKRSDEAFTLHVVNVSQDDAGTYSCVSTNKRNQEMWHAGVLLLPGVSPPTVPPASTPVTPDCSCTLQDVCDSLILWSLAGLTSVLMLTLVFTLYYFSRLPRKCRHHFVKRR
- the cd8b gene encoding uncharacterized protein cd8b isoform X2 — translated: MISRCSSKLHSRATEMPTLAPEATLLAWSFLVASLWTSGSTQVLQDSNSKRVYPQLLSAQAIDCDCANMSCSTAQWFRTVFSSNQVQYLGRINSAERLFHGDNVDPGKFKLSRKRSDEAFTLHVVNVSQDDAGTYSCVSTNKRNQEMWHAGVLLLPGVSPPTVPPASTPVTPDCSCTLQGTSTKARTVLKCSRRFCLRFGGILV